The following are from one region of the Stenotrophomonas lactitubi genome:
- a CDS encoding ABC transporter ATP-binding protein, which yields MHGPEGEVHILDNITLTVHEGTSVAIVGASGSGKTTLLGLLAGLDLPSRGRITLAGQDLTALDEEARAQLRARDVGFVFQSFHLLPALTAAENIALPLELAGREDRTRVDEVLAAVGLSHRARHYPRQLSGGEQQRVALARAFVSRPRILFADEPTGSLDQATGQHISDLLFELNAGSGTTLVLVTHDLRLAQRCQYIHRIDNGRLQPVEHGVDA from the coding sequence GTGCATGGCCCGGAGGGTGAAGTCCACATACTGGACAACATCACCCTGACCGTCCATGAAGGGACCAGCGTGGCCATCGTCGGCGCCTCCGGTTCCGGCAAGACCACCCTGCTCGGCCTGCTGGCCGGGCTGGACCTGCCCAGCCGCGGCCGCATCACGCTGGCGGGCCAGGATCTGACGGCGTTGGACGAAGAAGCCCGTGCACAGCTGCGCGCACGCGACGTCGGCTTCGTGTTCCAGAGCTTCCACCTGCTGCCGGCGCTGACGGCGGCCGAAAACATCGCGCTGCCGCTGGAACTGGCGGGTCGCGAGGACCGCACGCGGGTGGATGAGGTGCTGGCTGCGGTAGGGCTCTCGCACCGCGCCCGCCACTATCCGCGGCAGCTGTCCGGCGGCGAGCAGCAGCGTGTCGCCCTCGCCCGCGCGTTCGTCAGCCGCCCGCGCATCCTGTTCGCCGATGAACCCACCGGCTCGCTGGACCAGGCCACCGGCCAGCACATCAGCGATCTGCTGTTCGAACTCAACGCCGGCAGCGGTACCACGCTGGTGCTGGTCACCCACGACCTGCGCCTGGCACAGCGCTGCCAGTACATCCATCGCATCGACAACGGCCGCCTGCAGCCGGTGGAACATGGAGTAGACGCATGA
- a CDS encoding ChuX/HutX family heme-like substrate-binding protein has product MSRALSARRNDSTAAPHSAAWPTPAQLATLGTVLCLYHADGNELGGWRQAVRVHACQGVDSEGLRESLCFLDARGRCVWRLYLLPDSDFLAWDRLVATLPPGPEHDSDASVGERLWRRLAGHLGGQRWRLCTLRLHAADEGRTLAASLSTLSSLGAATARRIARLEGAEGELAIDDCCCADAARRPAARAPGDLPLVRL; this is encoded by the coding sequence ATGAGCCGAGCACTGTCCGCACGCAGGAATGACTCCACCGCCGCGCCACACAGCGCGGCCTGGCCGACCCCGGCACAGCTGGCCACGCTCGGCACCGTGTTGTGCCTGTACCACGCCGACGGCAACGAGCTGGGCGGCTGGCGCCAGGCAGTGCGCGTGCATGCCTGCCAGGGCGTGGACAGCGAGGGCCTGCGCGAAAGCCTTTGCTTCCTCGATGCACGCGGCCGCTGCGTGTGGCGCCTGTACCTGTTGCCGGACAGTGATTTCCTGGCCTGGGATCGGCTGGTGGCGACGCTGCCGCCAGGCCCGGAACACGACAGCGACGCCAGCGTCGGCGAGCGACTGTGGCGGCGCCTGGCCGGCCACCTCGGCGGCCAGCGCTGGCGCCTGTGCACGCTGCGCCTGCACGCTGCCGACGAGGGGCGGACCCTGGCCGCCAGCCTGTCCACGTTGTCGTCGCTCGGCGCGGCCACCGCGCGACGCATCGCCCGCCTGGAAGGCGCCGAAGGCGAACTGGCGATCGACGACTGTTGTTGTGCCGATGCCGCACGCCGCCCTGCCGCGCGCGCTCCCGGCGACCTGCCGCTGGTTCGCCTGTGA
- a CDS encoding TonB-dependent hemoglobin/transferrin/lactoferrin family receptor: protein MTRPTALSIALWMALPLSAHAAADAAPDAREFDRVQVTATRTERAVSDVAATVDVIDREQMDRHLVQDIKDLVRYEPGLSVTRNATRFGLDGFRIRGLDGNRVRIQTDGIVMPTRFDIGAFSSANRNFTDLDTLKRVEIVRGPASSLYGSDALGGVVAFVTKDPADYLKDGKDSYFGLKFGYDGEWKGLLGGATAAFGGEHWSGLVNVNHHQGQETDNKGTVRSDDRTRTAANPQDRDGRSLLSKLVYAPSADQRFRLTVEGNEDTTDTNVLSSVGVNSATGMKAHDTQKRGRVSFAHEMDALDQPFADSMHWQVYAQNSETRQQTDETRTDGSRRHRVFSFDQHAYGLQAQFNKAFSTGAVEHALTYGLEGTRTEIRQKRDGYQVSKAGVVSKAIVPDVFPVRDFPISKTTELGLYAQDEMRFADGRLSLVPGVRVDRYELKPEVDSIFAEDNPTTAVAQLKKTSVSPKLGMVWRFDDQWSLFAGYARGFRSPPYNDVNIGLTNVAFGYTAIANPDLKPETSDGYELGLRFIAPAAYVSVSGYYNDYKNFIESNINTGRNAQGLMVFQSQNIADARIYGAEMKAGIEFGELSPALKGWALRSALAWSRGDNKTDDEPLASVDPLRGTLGLMYDTDSWGVELAGTFVQRKKRLPPPAAQTNPNAPAPFVYQPAGYGVLDLMAHWNFAPGATFNVGVFNLADKRYIEWSSITPSLITDRALSDRFSSPGRTFSASLAVSW from the coding sequence ATGACCCGCCCGACCGCCCTTTCCATTGCCCTGTGGATGGCCCTGCCGCTGTCCGCCCATGCTGCTGCCGATGCCGCGCCCGACGCGCGCGAGTTCGATCGGGTGCAGGTCACCGCCACCCGCACCGAGCGGGCAGTGAGCGATGTCGCGGCCACCGTCGATGTGATCGACCGCGAGCAGATGGACCGGCATCTGGTGCAGGACATCAAGGATCTGGTGCGCTACGAGCCGGGCCTGTCGGTCACCCGCAATGCCACCCGCTTCGGCCTCGACGGTTTCCGCATCCGTGGCCTGGACGGCAACCGCGTGCGCATCCAGACCGACGGCATCGTGATGCCGACCCGCTTCGACATCGGCGCGTTCTCCAGCGCCAATCGCAACTTCACCGACCTCGACACGCTCAAGCGCGTGGAGATCGTGCGCGGACCGGCCAGCTCGCTGTACGGCTCGGACGCACTGGGTGGCGTGGTCGCCTTCGTCACCAAGGACCCGGCCGATTACCTGAAGGACGGCAAGGACAGCTACTTCGGCCTGAAGTTCGGCTACGACGGTGAGTGGAAGGGCCTGCTTGGCGGTGCCACTGCTGCCTTTGGTGGCGAGCACTGGAGCGGCCTGGTCAACGTCAACCACCACCAAGGCCAGGAAACGGACAACAAGGGCACGGTGCGCAGCGACGACCGCACCCGCACTGCCGCCAACCCGCAGGACCGCGACGGTCGCAGTCTGCTCAGCAAGCTGGTCTACGCGCCGAGCGCGGACCAGCGCTTCCGCTTGACGGTGGAAGGCAACGAAGACACCACCGACACCAACGTACTGTCGTCGGTCGGCGTCAACTCGGCCACCGGCATGAAGGCGCACGACACGCAGAAGCGGGGTCGTGTGTCGTTCGCTCACGAGATGGATGCGCTGGACCAGCCGTTCGCCGACAGCATGCACTGGCAGGTGTACGCGCAGAACAGCGAAACCCGGCAGCAGACCGACGAGACCCGCACCGACGGCAGCCGCCGCCACCGCGTTTTCTCCTTCGACCAGCATGCCTATGGCCTGCAGGCGCAGTTCAACAAGGCCTTCAGCACCGGCGCGGTCGAGCACGCGCTGACGTACGGCCTCGAAGGCACCCGTACCGAAATCCGCCAGAAGCGCGACGGCTACCAGGTCAGCAAGGCCGGCGTGGTCAGCAAGGCCATCGTCCCCGATGTGTTCCCGGTGCGTGACTTCCCGATCAGCAAGACCACCGAACTGGGTCTGTACGCCCAGGACGAGATGCGCTTTGCCGATGGCCGGCTGTCGCTGGTGCCGGGCGTGCGCGTCGATCGCTACGAGCTGAAGCCGGAAGTGGACAGCATCTTTGCCGAGGACAATCCGACCACGGCCGTGGCGCAGCTGAAGAAGACCAGCGTGTCGCCAAAGCTGGGCATGGTCTGGCGCTTCGACGACCAGTGGTCGCTGTTTGCCGGCTACGCACGTGGCTTCCGCTCGCCGCCGTACAACGACGTCAACATCGGCCTGACCAACGTCGCCTTCGGTTACACCGCCATCGCCAACCCGGATCTCAAGCCGGAAACCAGCGATGGCTACGAACTGGGCCTGCGCTTCATCGCACCGGCGGCCTACGTCAGCGTCAGCGGCTACTACAACGACTACAAGAACTTCATCGAGTCCAACATCAACACCGGCCGCAATGCACAGGGTCTGATGGTGTTCCAGTCGCAGAACATCGCCGACGCTCGCATCTACGGTGCCGAAATGAAGGCCGGCATCGAGTTCGGCGAACTCAGCCCGGCGCTGAAGGGCTGGGCACTGCGCAGCGCGCTGGCGTGGTCACGTGGTGACAACAAGACCGACGACGAACCACTGGCCTCGGTCGACCCGCTGCGCGGCACGCTGGGCCTGATGTACGACACCGACAGCTGGGGCGTTGAACTGGCCGGTACCTTCGTGCAGCGCAAGAAGCGCCTGCCGCCGCCCGCCGCGCAGACCAACCCGAACGCACCAGCGCCGTTCGTCTACCAGCCGGCAGGTTATGGCGTGCTGGACCTGATGGCGCACTGGAACTTCGCACCGGGCGCGACCTTCAACGTCGGCGTGTTCAACCTGGCCGACAAGCGCTACATCGAATGGTCCTCGATCACCCCGAGCCTGATCACCGACCGCGCGCTGAGCGATCGCTTCAGCAGCCCCGGCCGCACCTTCTCCGCCAGCCTCGCCGTTTCCTGGTGA
- a CDS encoding DUF6607 family protein, which yields MKFQTASVMVLLAASGAASAQPSDIARDHDSILAMQGEYTVDFAFDETVLLKPGYERAPAMRSGGNEVVIVVEDSPKRIVLQHLLVDSKSGHVTKHWRQDWVYEAPNRFEFSADQTWQVRTIAAATNKGAWTQCVYEVSDAPRYCGTGTWTYSNNVPTWTSDISWRPLPRREYTKRSDYNALAVVNRHTLTPNGWTHEQFNTKVQRNADGSQVEIAREFGFNDYIKTTEVDFTPARDYWKATAGYWSKVRQRWDGFLTQAPGVHLKTKLDGMAMIIPLFTQAEDVQAGKKVKDKQIDDVFAKYVEKAPKEG from the coding sequence ATGAAGTTCCAGACAGCCAGCGTGATGGTGCTGCTCGCCGCCAGTGGCGCCGCCAGCGCGCAGCCCTCCGACATCGCCCGCGACCATGACAGCATCCTGGCCATGCAGGGTGAGTACACGGTGGATTTCGCCTTCGATGAGACCGTGCTGCTGAAGCCGGGTTACGAGCGCGCACCGGCCATGCGCAGCGGCGGCAACGAAGTGGTGATCGTGGTCGAGGACAGCCCGAAGCGCATCGTCCTGCAGCACCTGCTGGTGGACAGCAAGAGCGGCCACGTGACCAAGCACTGGCGCCAGGACTGGGTGTACGAAGCGCCGAACCGCTTCGAGTTCAGCGCCGACCAGACCTGGCAGGTACGCACGATTGCGGCCGCGACCAACAAGGGGGCCTGGACCCAGTGCGTGTATGAAGTCAGCGATGCACCGCGCTACTGCGGCACCGGCACGTGGACCTACAGCAACAACGTGCCGACCTGGACCAGCGACATCAGCTGGCGCCCGCTGCCACGCCGCGAGTACACCAAGCGCAGCGATTACAACGCGCTGGCCGTGGTCAATCGCCACACCTTGACCCCGAACGGCTGGACCCACGAGCAGTTCAACACCAAGGTGCAGCGCAACGCTGATGGCAGCCAGGTCGAAATCGCCCGCGAATTCGGCTTCAACGACTACATCAAGACCACCGAGGTCGACTTCACCCCGGCGCGTGATTACTGGAAGGCCACTGCCGGTTACTGGAGCAAAGTGCGCCAGCGTTGGGACGGCTTCCTGACCCAGGCCCCGGGCGTGCACCTGAAGACCAAGCTCGACGGCATGGCGATGATCATCCCGTTGTTCACCCAGGCCGAGGACGTGCAGGCCGGCAAGAAGGTGAAGGACAAGCAGATCGACGACGTCTTCGCCAAGTACGTGGAAAAGGCGCCGAAGGAAGGGTGA
- a CDS encoding SGNH/GDSL hydrolase family protein yields the protein MTRPRTCLILLGLLAAPLAQALSPPAPPQVPAQVSNVAWAADMASFATADRTNPPPRGGIEFIGSSSFRMWDSLAQDFPGQPVFNRGFGGSEVRDSTWYAGQAIVPYAPCKVFFYAGDNDLNSGRSATQVRDDVVAFVQRVHRDLPKTKVEYVSIKPSPSRAHLLPAINDANAKIKAALAKLPNTGYTDIYTPMLGADGQPDAALFREDMLHMTPAGYGIWTKALAPKVNCD from the coding sequence ATGACCCGTCCCCGCACCTGCCTGATCCTGCTTGGCCTGCTGGCCGCGCCGCTGGCCCAGGCCCTGAGCCCGCCGGCGCCGCCGCAGGTACCCGCGCAGGTCTCCAACGTGGCCTGGGCCGCCGACATGGCGTCCTTCGCCACCGCCGACCGCACCAATCCGCCGCCGCGCGGTGGCATCGAATTCATCGGCAGCTCGTCCTTCCGCATGTGGGACAGCCTGGCCCAGGACTTCCCGGGGCAACCGGTGTTCAACCGCGGCTTCGGTGGCTCGGAAGTCCGCGACAGCACCTGGTATGCCGGCCAGGCGATCGTGCCGTACGCGCCGTGCAAGGTGTTCTTCTACGCCGGCGACAACGACCTCAACAGCGGCCGCAGCGCGACCCAGGTACGCGACGACGTGGTGGCCTTCGTGCAGCGCGTGCATCGCGACCTGCCGAAGACGAAGGTGGAGTACGTCTCCATCAAGCCCAGCCCGTCGCGGGCGCATCTGCTGCCGGCGATCAACGACGCCAACGCGAAGATCAAGGCTGCGCTGGCGAAGCTGCCCAACACCGGCTACACCGACATCTACACGCCGATGCTGGGGGCCGATGGCCAGCCCGATGCCGCGTTGTTCCGCGAGGACATGCTGCACATGACCCCCGCCGGCTATGGGATCTGGACCAAGGCGCTGGCGCCGAAGGTCAACTGCGACTGA
- a CDS encoding sensor histidine kinase, with translation MPHGLPRKIRIAFILQAVLASLGILLGAWLVSLVIKHSLVGAALREEAAYYWTLHEASPVQPPPNTQNIRGYLLERGQSSLSLPANLRTLEPGFHELPDDDQLVLVDAREQGRLYLVFLRSRAEMLAFWFGIVPVLLTLLAVYGASWITYRASKRLVSPVNWLARRVSRWDPGHPEAADLEPNKLPADMQGETRQLAAALHSLANRVTAHVARERNFTRDASHELRTPLTVIRVASDMALGDESLEPRLRRSLQRIQRAGRDMEAVIDAFLILAREADVEPQVELFDVNDIVRYEVDNANELLVGRPLAVHLHSDAAVQLHAPPRVLQVVVSNLVRNACSYTDEGRIDVHVHNDRVVVSDTGIGMSADALSRAFEPFYRADPSRPQGTGLGLSIVRRLCDRFGWKVSLTSELGKGTEATVVFR, from the coding sequence ATGCCGCACGGCCTGCCGCGCAAGATCCGTATCGCCTTCATCCTGCAAGCCGTGCTGGCCAGCCTGGGTATCCTGCTGGGTGCCTGGCTGGTTTCGCTGGTGATCAAGCACAGCCTGGTCGGCGCTGCCCTGCGCGAAGAAGCGGCGTACTACTGGACGCTGCACGAGGCCTCGCCCGTGCAGCCGCCGCCCAATACCCAGAACATCCGTGGCTACCTGCTGGAACGCGGGCAGTCCAGCCTGTCACTGCCCGCCAACCTGCGCACGTTGGAACCGGGTTTCCACGAACTGCCCGACGATGATCAGCTGGTGCTGGTCGACGCCCGCGAACAGGGGCGCCTGTACCTGGTGTTCCTGCGCTCGCGCGCGGAGATGCTGGCGTTCTGGTTCGGCATCGTGCCGGTGCTGCTGACCCTGCTGGCGGTGTATGGCGCCTCCTGGATCACCTACCGTGCCTCCAAGCGCCTGGTATCACCGGTGAACTGGCTGGCGCGCCGCGTCTCGCGCTGGGATCCGGGTCATCCGGAAGCGGCCGATCTGGAACCGAACAAGCTGCCCGCAGACATGCAGGGCGAGACCCGGCAACTGGCGGCGGCGCTGCATTCGCTGGCCAACCGTGTCACTGCGCACGTGGCACGCGAGCGCAACTTCACCCGTGATGCCAGCCATGAACTGCGCACGCCGCTGACCGTCATCCGGGTGGCCAGCGACATGGCGCTGGGCGATGAAAGCCTGGAGCCGCGCCTGCGCCGCAGCCTGCAGCGCATCCAGCGTGCCGGGCGGGACATGGAAGCGGTGATCGATGCGTTCCTGATCCTGGCCCGCGAGGCCGACGTCGAGCCGCAGGTGGAACTGTTCGACGTCAACGACATCGTCCGCTACGAAGTGGACAACGCCAACGAACTGCTGGTGGGCCGGCCGCTGGCGGTGCACCTGCACAGCGATGCGGCCGTGCAGCTGCACGCACCGCCGCGGGTGCTGCAGGTGGTGGTCAGCAACCTGGTGCGCAATGCCTGCAGTTATACCGACGAAGGTCGCATCGACGTGCACGTGCACAACGACCGGGTGGTGGTAAGCGATACCGGCATCGGCATGTCCGCCGACGCACTGTCGCGTGCGTTCGAGCCGTTCTATCGTGCCGATCCCAGCCGTCCGCAGGGTACGGGCCTGGGCCTGTCGATCGTGCGTCGCCTGTGTGATCGCTTCGGCTGGAAGGTCAGTTTGACCAGCGAGCTGGGCAAGGGCACCGAGGCGACGGTGGTTTTCCGCTGA
- a CDS encoding ABC transporter permease translates to MNLLRHAWRALRREALAGDLLTVFAALVLGVAVMTAVGTLVNRVNLALTGSAAEMLGGDLGVAGRDDPPAAFADEAQRRGLAHTRLASFGSVLFQGDASQMASIKAVEAGYPLRGALRVRATPGGALIADAGMPAKGQAYADPRLLQALGLKAGDDLEFGAGTLRIAGIIESEPDAGGDLLTLSPTLLVNRADVEGTGLLGPGSRINYRLMFAGPATDIAAFRQWLLPQVKGMRLLSVNDTQRGVRQAFDLAGRFLGLSALLAVLLAGVATALAANRFALRRIDQVAILRCLGARQRDILAGLALQLLMLAVPACAIGIGLGMAAQEGLVQVLGSLVPQRLPLPEAMPALTGAGIGLLLLFGFGLPPLLRLRGVPPMRVLNRSFAALPPASLLAYVAALAASLVLAVQVTGDLKLALWVLGGLAGLAVAAGVVGFLLLQLLRGLQHRLHGNWRLGLAALTRRRMLAVMQLVGLSLSLCALLLLAVIGPGLLQQWRERLPADTPNYFLINIQPEQRDSVLAALQGLGADDASIEPMATGRLIAINGKPPLRVDRTPDDDNQPQGEGQRDDDDENRPLNFSWRSTFPPANTLVNGTFWTPDSTAAEASVEIGWAKRYGVHPGDRITIAVGEQEREFSVTSVRKADWNTFRPNFFVLLNPNAVGDTPHNLLSAFHLPAGQAAGLGALVRAQPNLSLLDVDAVISQVRDVMERVAQAVQLVMVFSLLAGVLVLLAALQATAGERRYDSAVLRTLGATRRQLRGAVLVEFGALGALAALLAVGAAAVIGVAVSQKVFELPLLPPWPGLLLGGLLGIGLSLLAGWLGTRRILHTPPALALREA, encoded by the coding sequence ATGAACCTGCTGCGGCATGCGTGGCGCGCGCTGCGCCGCGAAGCCCTGGCCGGTGACCTGCTGACCGTCTTCGCCGCCCTGGTACTGGGCGTGGCGGTGATGACGGCAGTGGGCACGCTGGTCAACCGGGTCAACCTGGCCCTGACCGGCAGCGCGGCGGAAATGCTCGGCGGCGACCTCGGCGTGGCCGGGCGCGACGACCCGCCTGCCGCGTTCGCCGACGAAGCGCAGCGACGCGGCCTGGCGCACACGCGGCTGGCCAGCTTCGGCAGCGTGCTGTTCCAGGGCGATGCCAGCCAGATGGCCAGCATCAAGGCCGTGGAAGCAGGCTATCCGCTGCGTGGCGCGCTGCGCGTGCGCGCTACGCCGGGCGGCGCGCTGATCGCCGATGCCGGGATGCCGGCCAAGGGCCAGGCCTATGCCGATCCACGCCTGCTGCAGGCGCTGGGCCTGAAGGCCGGCGACGATCTGGAATTCGGTGCAGGCACGCTGCGCATTGCCGGCATCATCGAATCCGAGCCCGATGCCGGCGGCGACCTGCTGACGCTGTCGCCGACCCTGCTGGTCAACCGCGCCGATGTGGAAGGCACCGGCCTGCTCGGCCCCGGCAGCCGCATCAATTACCGGCTGATGTTCGCCGGCCCGGCCACCGATATCGCTGCATTCCGGCAATGGCTGCTGCCGCAGGTGAAGGGCATGCGCCTGCTCAGCGTGAACGATACCCAGCGCGGGGTGCGCCAGGCCTTCGATCTGGCCGGTCGTTTCCTCGGCCTGAGCGCGCTGCTGGCGGTACTGCTGGCTGGCGTGGCCACCGCACTGGCTGCCAACCGGTTCGCCCTGCGTCGCATCGACCAGGTGGCGATCCTGCGCTGCCTGGGCGCACGCCAGCGCGACATCCTCGCTGGCCTGGCCCTGCAGCTGCTGATGCTGGCCGTGCCGGCCTGTGCGATCGGCATCGGCCTGGGCATGGCGGCGCAGGAAGGACTGGTGCAGGTGCTGGGCAGCCTGGTGCCGCAACGCCTGCCGCTGCCCGAAGCGATGCCCGCACTGACCGGCGCGGGGATCGGCCTGTTGCTGCTGTTCGGCTTCGGACTGCCGCCGCTGCTGCGCCTGCGTGGCGTGCCGCCGATGCGCGTGCTCAACCGCTCGTTTGCCGCCTTGCCGCCGGCCTCGCTGCTGGCCTATGTGGCCGCACTGGCGGCCAGCCTGGTGCTGGCGGTGCAGGTCACCGGCGATCTGAAGCTGGCCCTGTGGGTGCTGGGTGGCCTGGCCGGGCTGGCGGTCGCTGCAGGCGTTGTCGGGTTCCTGCTGCTGCAGCTGCTGCGTGGCCTGCAGCATCGTCTGCACGGCAACTGGCGATTGGGCCTGGCCGCGCTGACGCGGCGGCGGATGCTGGCAGTGATGCAGCTGGTGGGGCTGTCACTGTCGCTGTGCGCCCTGCTGCTGCTGGCGGTGATCGGCCCCGGCCTGCTGCAGCAGTGGCGCGAGCGCCTGCCCGCGGACACACCGAACTACTTCCTGATCAACATCCAGCCCGAGCAGCGCGACAGCGTGCTGGCCGCACTGCAGGGCCTGGGTGCGGATGATGCCAGCATCGAACCGATGGCCACCGGCCGCCTGATCGCAATCAACGGCAAACCACCGCTGCGGGTGGACCGCACGCCGGACGACGACAATCAGCCGCAGGGCGAAGGACAGCGCGACGACGATGACGAGAACCGTCCGCTGAACTTCAGTTGGCGCAGCACGTTCCCGCCGGCCAATACGCTGGTCAACGGCACGTTCTGGACGCCGGACAGCACCGCTGCCGAGGCCTCGGTGGAGATCGGCTGGGCCAAGCGCTACGGCGTGCACCCGGGCGACCGCATCACCATTGCAGTGGGCGAGCAGGAGCGCGAGTTCAGCGTCACCAGCGTGCGCAAGGCCGACTGGAACACTTTCCGGCCGAACTTCTTCGTGCTGCTGAACCCGAACGCAGTGGGCGATACACCGCACAACCTGCTGTCGGCGTTCCATCTGCCGGCGGGACAGGCGGCGGGTCTCGGGGCCCTGGTGCGTGCGCAGCCGAACCTGTCGCTGCTGGACGTGGATGCAGTGATCTCGCAGGTGCGCGATGTGATGGAACGGGTAGCGCAGGCGGTGCAGCTGGTGATGGTGTTCAGCCTGCTGGCCGGTGTGCTGGTGCTGCTGGCGGCGCTGCAGGCGACGGCTGGCGAGCGGCGCTATGACAGCGCGGTGCTGCGCACGCTGGGTGCAACGCGGCGGCAGCTGCGTGGCGCGGTACTGGTCGAGTTCGGTGCGCTGGGCGCCCTGGCGGCGCTGTTGGCGGTGGGCGCGGCAGCGGTGATCGGCGTGGCGGTGTCGCAGAAGGTGTTCGAACTGCCGCTGCTGCCGCCGTGGCCGGGTCTGCTGCTGGGTGGGCTACTCGGCATTGGCCTGAGCCTGCTGGCCGGCTGGTTGGGCACCCGGCGGATCCTGCACACGCCGCCAGCATTGGCATTGCGCGAGGCCTGA
- a CDS encoding arylesterase: MHKTGWSRQAGAMMVLLLGLLLLPALACAKGPATGTVLVLGDSLSAAHNIPADAGWVSLLQQRVRQQSKTPPRIVNASMSGETTAGALTRLPGLLGREKPTVVVIALGGNDALRGLTPAQVQGNLEKMVQASQRAGAKVLLLGIDVPPNYGPGYRQRLAAAYRALATQYKVPLLPFLLEGVALQPGLMQADGLHPTAQAQPKVLDNVWPLLKPLL; this comes from the coding sequence ATGCACAAGACGGGATGGAGCCGGCAAGCCGGCGCAATGATGGTGCTGTTGCTAGGGTTGCTGCTGTTGCCGGCACTGGCGTGTGCCAAAGGTCCGGCCACCGGTACCGTGCTGGTGCTCGGTGACAGCCTCAGTGCCGCCCACAATATCCCGGCCGATGCAGGCTGGGTCAGCCTGCTGCAGCAGCGGGTCAGGCAGCAGTCGAAAACCCCGCCGCGCATCGTCAACGCCAGCATGAGCGGGGAAACCACTGCCGGCGCGCTGACCCGCCTGCCGGGCCTGCTCGGGCGGGAAAAGCCCACGGTGGTGGTGATCGCCCTCGGTGGCAACGATGCGCTGCGCGGCCTGACCCCGGCGCAGGTGCAGGGCAACCTGGAAAAAATGGTACAGGCAAGCCAGAGGGCCGGTGCCAAGGTGCTGCTGCTGGGCATCGACGTGCCGCCCAACTATGGGCCGGGCTACCGCCAGCGCCTGGCGGCGGCGTACCGCGCACTTGCCACGCAGTACAAGGTGCCGTTGTTGCCGTTCCTGCTGGAAGGCGTGGCCCTGCAGCCGGGATTGATGCAGGCCGATGGCCTGCATCCCACCGCGCAGGCGCAGCCGAAAGTGCTGGATAACGTATGGCCGCTGCTGAAACCGCTGCTGTGA
- a CDS encoding response regulator transcription factor gives MRQTKETSGLVLVVEDNRNISEMIGEYLEGRGFEVDYAQDGLDGYRLAAENSYDVVVLDLMLPRLDGIEVCRRLRNDARKSTPVLMLTARDTLDDKLTGLGFGADDYLTKPFAIQELEARLRALIRRERRQVGSEVLKVADLVLDPVSMRATRAGTELQLSPIGLRLLTILMRESPRVVTRQEIEREIWGNGLPDSDTLRSHLYNLRKIIDKPFDRPLLHTVQSAGYRIADIAQPMA, from the coding sequence ATGCGTCAGACGAAGGAGACTTCCGGCTTGGTGCTGGTGGTCGAAGACAACCGCAATATCTCCGAGATGATCGGTGAATACCTGGAAGGCCGTGGCTTCGAGGTGGACTATGCGCAGGATGGCCTGGACGGCTACCGTCTGGCTGCCGAGAACAGCTACGACGTGGTCGTGCTGGACCTGATGCTGCCGCGGCTGGATGGCATCGAAGTGTGCCGCCGGCTGCGCAACGATGCGCGCAAGTCGACCCCGGTGCTGATGCTGACCGCGCGCGACACGCTGGATGACAAGCTCACCGGCCTTGGCTTTGGTGCCGATGATTACCTGACCAAGCCGTTTGCGATCCAGGAACTGGAAGCCCGCCTGCGAGCGCTGATCCGCCGTGAACGTCGCCAGGTCGGTTCGGAAGTGCTCAAGGTCGCCGACCTGGTGCTCGATCCGGTCAGCATGCGTGCCACGCGTGCCGGCACCGAGCTGCAGCTGTCGCCGATCGGCCTGCGCCTGCTGACCATCCTGATGCGCGAATCGCCGCGTGTGGTCACCCGCCAGGAAATCGAGCGCGAAATCTGGGGCAACGGCCTGCCTGATTCGGACACGTTGCGCAGCCATCTGTACAACCTGCGCAAGATCATCGACAAGCCGTTCGACCGGCCGCTGCTGCACACCGTGCAGAGCGCGGGCTATCGCATCGCCGATATCGCCCAGCCGATGGCCTGA
- a CDS encoding diacylglycerol kinase, protein MADQFGHMPRGPRRIFQAARWSWQGLRAAWLHESSFRLEVYLLVLLTPLAIWLGQTPVERALMIGSMLLVLAMELANSAIEAVIERYGAEIHELAGRAKDMGSAAVFVLMMNVLLCWALVLVPRLFPASVG, encoded by the coding sequence GTGGCTGATCAGTTCGGCCACATGCCCCGCGGCCCACGTCGCATCTTCCAGGCCGCCCGCTGGTCCTGGCAGGGCCTGCGAGCTGCCTGGCTGCATGAGTCCTCGTTCCGGCTGGAGGTCTACCTGCTGGTGCTGCTGACGCCGCTGGCGATCTGGCTGGGCCAGACACCGGTGGAGCGCGCGCTGATGATCGGCTCGATGCTGCTGGTGCTGGCGATGGAGCTGGCCAACTCGGCCATCGAGGCGGTGATCGAGCGCTATGGCGCGGAAATCCACGAACTGGCCGGCCGCGCCAAGGACATGGGCTCGGCGGCAGTGTTCGTGCTGATGATGAACGTGCTGCTGTGCTGGGCCCTGGTGCTGGTGCCGCGATTGTTCCCGGCCAGCGTCGGCTGA